One Aegilops tauschii subsp. strangulata cultivar AL8/78 chromosome 7, Aet v6.0, whole genome shotgun sequence genomic window carries:
- the LOC141026468 gene encoding uncharacterized protein has protein sequence MAARAFAVGRMIMNSIVNFVALVLCIQQTFMYSARTDAGELFFDNFSLVAKSVSCFKMFITAYHSVQTKGSEMPALVCLLAFFLHLYAITTHLNINRGAWARTRIVGMATLMAAGVFLLCRGMVIPKDHSWHTVAIPAIIIFTVLLEACVLIHKQMKEDGGNQNSLRDLQVTLAEMLIAIYQFVDYVGNTHSPWVAEKILHLVGSGLPVLIGACHVGWIAYKAGIVSKVVEWLRKIRLFLAGEEEQVAGGAAAVSDGDGDAEGQVGEEGVGIVVAVLA, from the exons ATGGCGGCTCGAGCTTTCGCTGTCGGCCGTATGATCATGAACAGCATCGTGAACTTCGTCGCTCTCGTGCTCTGCATCCAACAGAC GTTCATGTATTCGGCGCGTACTGATGCCGGCGAGTTATTCTTCGACAATTTCTCGCTGGTGGCAAAATCGGTCAGCTGTTTCAAGATGTTCATCACAGCGTACCATTCTGTTCAAACAAAGGGATCCGAGATGCCTGCGCTGGTGTGTTTGCTGGCCTTCTTCCTTCACTTGTATGCTATCACAACTCATCTCAACATAAATCGCGGAGCTTGGGCCAGGACCAGG ATTGTAGGCATGGCAACCTTAATGGCAGCTGGAGTTTTCTTGCTTTGCCGTGGGATGGTAATCCCCAAGGATCATTCTTGGCACACTGTTGCGATCCCCGCAATCATAATTTTTACTGTATTGCTTGAAGCATGCGTGCTCATACACAAGCAG ATGAAAGAGGATGGAGGCAATCAAAACTCGCTCCGCGATCTGCAGGTTACACTGGCCGAGATGCTCATCGCCATCTACCAATTTGTCGATTATGTGGGGAATACACATAGCCCTTGGGTTGCAGAGAAGATTCTTCATTTG GTGGGAAGCGGGCTTCCCGTGCTGATCGGAGCTTGCCATGTCGGCTGGATCGCGTACAAGGCGGGCATCGTATCCAAGGTTGTCGAATGGCTCAGGAAAATCCGTCTGTTTCTGGCCGGGGAAGAGGAGCAGGTCGCCGGAGGAGCTGCAGCGGTGAGCGATGGAGACGGCGATGCGGAGGGGCAGGTCGGGGAAGAAGGCGTCGGGATAGTGGTGGCGGTGCTGGCTTAG